The Tistrella mobilis genome window below encodes:
- a CDS encoding site-specific DNA-methyltransferase — MARKPIEVTTLKHDAATRRNIPTAELEAVMTDGDKAPLAVAYARRNPDLDPQLIWRGKEAPGTVDAGAEAATLNVAAPPLYIQEKVHPQVLIEDLRRETEARAAEARAAEAGDTPDLFADFNGLPDGEAVTEFYAHDQHWSNRMILGDSLSVMASLAEREGLRGQVQCIYFDPPYGIKFNSNFQWSTTTRDVKDGDRGHVTREPEQVRAFRDTWRDGIHSYLSYIRDRLTVARDLLSESGSIFVQIGDENVHRVRAVMDEVFGDGNLISVISYIKTTSQTSEYIASVNDYVLWYSRDRSKFKYRQMYSMKRVGSDGASGYSRIEEASLIRRNMSIEERRSPESIPDGARVFSLDNLTSQRPPGNFPVLLSGRKITPNRGYWKTGEIGMLRLQKAERVELVGNTPRYVRYINDFPVYPINNVWVDTVTAGFSSDKIYVVQTLEKVVERCLLMATDPGDLVLDPTCGSGTTAYVAEQWGRRWITIDTSRVSLALARSRIMGARYPYYLLADSEEGRRKEAEVTQSVPRSGPVGGDIRQGFVYERVPHITLKSIANNPRIDEIWEAWQARLEPLRAALNTALGKSDKAGTAWEDWQIPREAGRDWPEAASRAHAAWWEGRIARQREIDAAIAARADSEFLYDRPYIDRGKVRVAGPFTVETLSPHRTLAVDWDDELIDTLKAAETRRAGGTGGPVVPDFAAMILDNLRAAGVQQAHKEDRISFTSLTGWPGDHICAEGRFFEGADDTGRERRAGILVGPEFGTVSRADLVAAAREAGDAGFDLLIACAFNYDAHAAELDRLGRVQVLRARMNPDLHMSADLKTTGSGNLFVIFGEPDIRIEPADEAGADMIRVRIQGVDVFKPQSGEVISEGPEGIALWMLDTAYNEESFFVRHAYFLGANDPYKALRTTLRAEIDQDAWDSLHSDVSRPFPRPATGRIAVKVINHLGDEVMKVFQVD; from the coding sequence ATGGCCAGGAAGCCGATCGAGGTCACCACGCTGAAGCATGATGCAGCAACCCGGCGGAACATTCCGACCGCCGAGCTGGAAGCGGTGATGACCGACGGCGACAAGGCTCCGCTGGCCGTCGCCTATGCGCGGCGCAACCCCGATCTGGACCCGCAGCTGATCTGGCGCGGCAAGGAGGCGCCGGGAACGGTCGACGCAGGGGCCGAGGCGGCGACGCTGAACGTCGCGGCCCCCCCGCTTTATATTCAGGAGAAGGTCCACCCCCAGGTCCTGATTGAGGATCTGCGCCGCGAAACCGAGGCGCGCGCAGCCGAGGCCCGGGCGGCAGAGGCCGGCGACACGCCCGATCTGTTCGCCGACTTCAACGGCCTGCCCGATGGCGAGGCGGTGACCGAGTTCTATGCCCACGACCAGCACTGGTCGAACCGCATGATCCTGGGCGATTCGCTTTCCGTGATGGCAAGCCTGGCCGAGCGCGAGGGGCTGCGCGGCCAGGTGCAGTGCATCTATTTCGACCCGCCCTATGGCATCAAGTTCAACAGCAATTTCCAGTGGTCCACCACCACCCGCGACGTGAAGGACGGCGATCGCGGCCATGTGACCCGCGAACCCGAACAGGTCCGCGCCTTCCGCGACACCTGGCGCGACGGCATCCATTCCTACCTCTCTTATATCCGCGACCGCCTGACGGTGGCCCGCGACCTGCTCAGCGAGAGCGGCAGCATCTTCGTGCAGATCGGGGATGAGAATGTCCATCGGGTGCGGGCGGTGATGGATGAGGTGTTTGGAGATGGGAATTTGATCTCCGTCATCTCCTACATAAAAACTACCAGTCAGACTTCGGAATATATCGCGAGCGTCAATGATTACGTTCTCTGGTATTCAAGAGATCGATCTAAATTTAAATATCGGCAAATGTATTCCATGAAAAGAGTCGGCAGCGATGGCGCATCTGGTTATAGCCGCATTGAAGAGGCGTCGCTTATTAGGCGAAATATGTCGATTGAAGAGCGACGTTCCCCGGAATCAATTCCAGATGGCGCGAGAGTTTTTTCATTGGATAACCTTACGAGCCAGAGGCCGCCGGGAAATTTTCCGGTTCTTCTGTCAGGTCGGAAAATTACTCCAAATCGAGGGTATTGGAAGACTGGGGAGATCGGCATGCTTCGCCTTCAGAAGGCTGAGCGTGTAGAATTGGTGGGCAACACGCCTAGGTATGTCAGATATATTAATGATTTCCCTGTGTATCCGATCAATAACGTTTGGGTGGATACTGTCACCGCAGGATTTTCATCTGACAAGATTTACGTCGTGCAGACGCTCGAAAAGGTCGTCGAACGCTGCCTCCTGATGGCCACCGACCCCGGCGATCTGGTCCTCGACCCCACCTGCGGGTCGGGCACCACGGCCTATGTGGCCGAGCAATGGGGGCGGCGGTGGATCACCATCGATACCTCGCGGGTGTCGCTGGCCCTGGCGCGGTCGCGGATCATGGGCGCGCGCTACCCGTATTATCTGCTGGCGGATTCCGAAGAGGGCCGGCGCAAGGAGGCGGAGGTGACGCAGAGCGTGCCGCGCTCCGGCCCGGTCGGGGGCGATATCCGCCAGGGCTTCGTGTATGAGCGGGTGCCGCACATCACGCTGAAATCCATCGCCAATAACCCCCGGATCGACGAGATCTGGGAAGCGTGGCAGGCGCGGCTGGAGCCGCTGCGCGCGGCGCTGAACACCGCGCTGGGGAAATCGGACAAGGCCGGCACGGCCTGGGAAGACTGGCAGATCCCGCGAGAGGCCGGCCGCGACTGGCCGGAGGCCGCCAGCCGCGCCCATGCCGCCTGGTGGGAGGGGCGCATCGCCCGGCAGCGCGAGATCGATGCCGCGATCGCCGCGCGCGCCGACAGCGAATTCCTGTATGACCGCCCCTATATCGACCGCGGCAAGGTCCGCGTCGCCGGCCCGTTCACGGTAGAAACCCTGTCGCCGCACCGCACGCTGGCGGTGGATTGGGACGATGAGCTGATCGACACGCTGAAGGCCGCGGAAACCCGGCGCGCGGGCGGGACCGGCGGGCCGGTGGTGCCGGATTTCGCCGCCATGATCCTGGACAATCTGCGCGCCGCCGGCGTGCAGCAGGCGCATAAGGAAGACCGGATCAGCTTCACCAGCCTGACCGGCTGGCCGGGCGACCATATCTGTGCCGAAGGCCGGTTCTTCGAAGGGGCGGACGACACCGGCCGCGAACGCCGGGCGGGCATTCTGGTCGGCCCGGAATTCGGCACGGTGTCGCGCGCCGATCTGGTGGCCGCGGCGCGCGAAGCGGGCGATGCCGGCTTCGACCTGCTGATCGCCTGCGCCTTCAACTACGATGCCCATGCCGCCGAACTGGACAGGCTGGGCCGGGTGCAGGTGCTGCGCGCGCGCATGAACCCCGATCTGCATATGAGCGCCGATCTGAAGACCACCGGCAGCGGCAATCTGTTCGTGATTTTCGGAGAGCCCGATATCCGCATCGAGCCCGCGGACGAGGCCGGTGCCGACATGATCCGGGTGCGCATCCAGGGCGTGGACGTGTTCAAGCCCCAGAGCGGCGAGGTGATTTCGGAAGGCCCCGAGGGCATCGCCCTCTGGATGCTCGACACCGCCTATAACGAAGAGAGCTTCTTCGTCCGCCACGCCTATTTCCTGGGGGCGAACGATCCCTACAAGGCACTGCGCACCACGCTGCGGGCCGAGATCGACCAGGATGCCTGGGACAGCCTGCATTCCGATGTCTCGCGCCCCTTCCCCAGACCCGCCACCGGCCGGATCGCGGTCAAGGTGATCAATCATCTCGGCGACGAGGTGATGAAGGTGTTCCAGGTCGACTGA